A window from Prinia subflava isolate CZ2003 ecotype Zambia chromosome Z, Cam_Psub_1.2, whole genome shotgun sequence encodes these proteins:
- the LOC134564402 gene encoding V-type proton ATPase subunit S1-like protein isoform X1, whose amino-acid sequence MRGRRREAMASMRSHEFSDQDSLQRNGHRYNGHVKPKFNVNQVAVGQVVRYNLSRGGQWEGAPWRPFPHSHYSPLNVTVNGTPCILFWAKRIMIRLENHTQLDLTERTFGVHATVDVGDSNCSEDSAMLSLKFGDIGNLKGLVIRLLLTTSYYQLSVQNWFSLHRLQLLYNHSVQATFNATGIHAPATYSFHCEHVSSLQRYDALLVPSSANDLSQLWEVTFIDFQIQGFNVQEGHFAYARDCASFFSPAILMGLVMSLILLLVLAYALHMLIHLKSLDRHYECKASPAYFAQMKDSDMGDEKEPLRNSGNESYELRNQQFGKIYI is encoded by the exons TTCACATGAATTTTCAGATCAGGATTCTCTCCAGAGAAATG GTCATCGTTACAATGGTCATGTGAAGCCAAAGTTTAATGTCAATCAAGTGGCAGTTGGCCAG GTTGTCAGGTACAACTTGAGCAGGGGAGGACAGTGGGAAGGAGCACCCTGGAGGCCTTTCCCCCACAGCCACTACAGCCCCCTAAATGTCACCGTCAACGGCACCCCCTGCATCCTGTTCTGGGCCAAGAGGATCATGATCAGGCTTGAAAACCACACCCAGCTGGATTTGACAGAGAGGACGTTTGGTGTCCATGCCACTGTGGACGTTGGGGACTCAAACTGCAGCGAGGACAGCGCCAT GCTTTCCCTGAAGTTTGGTGACATTGGCAATCTAAAGGGACTTGTTATCAG GCTCTTGTTAACCACCAGCTACTACCAGCTGTCTGTGCAGAACTGGTTCAGcttgcacaggctgcagctgctgtacAACCACTCTGTGCAGGCGACGTTCAACGCCACGGGGATCCACGCGCCGGCCACCTACTCCTTCCATTGCGAGCATgtcagcagcctgcagagatACGATGCTCTGCTcgtccccagctctgcaaacgacctctcccagctctgggaggtCACTTTCATCGACTTCCAG ATTCAAGGTTTTAATGTTCAAGAAGGACATTTTGCCTATGCCAGAGACTGTGCATCCTTCTTCTCCCCAGCAATCCTGATGGGGTTGGTGATGTCCCTGATTCTGCTGCTGGTCCTGGCCTATGCTCTGCACATGCTCATCCACCTGAAGTCTCTTGACAGGCACTACGAATGCAAAGCTTCTCCTGCCTATTTTGCACAGATGAAAGACAGTGACATGGGAGATGAGAAGGAGCCACTGAGAAACAGTGGAAATGAGTCCTATGAACTCAGGAACCAACAGTTTGGTAAAATCTATATTTAG